One window of Quercus robur chromosome 5, dhQueRobu3.1, whole genome shotgun sequence genomic DNA carries:
- the LOC126725924 gene encoding RNA polymerase II C-terminal domain phosphatase-like 1, with translation MYKAVLYQGEELLGEVEIYPEEKEKIEVKEIRISQFSQASERCPPLAVLHTITATGISFKMESKSSLSQDSPLFDLHSSCFKEHKTAIMPLGGGEELHLVAMYSKNNDKQYPCFWGFNVASGLYDSCLVMLNLRCLGIVFDLDETLIVANTMRSFEDRIEALQRKINSEVDPQRISGMLAEVKRYQDDKIILKQYAENDQVVENGKVIKTQSEVVPALSDNHQTIIRPLIRLQEKNIILTRINPQIRDTSVLVRLRPAWDDLRSYLIARGRKRFEVYVCTMAERDYALEMWRLLDPDLNLINSKELLDRIVCVKSGSRKSLFNVFHDGLCHPKMALVIDDRLKVWDEKDQPRVHVVPAFAPYYAPQAEANNAIPVLCVARNVACNVRGGFFKEFDEGLLQKIPEISYEDDIKDIPSPPDVSNYLVSEDDGSASNGNKDPLSFDGMADAEVERRLKDAISAPSIVTTLDPRLPPALQFTVAPPSGSIAMQTTQGSMMPFSNIQFPPATSLVKPLGQVGAPETSLQSSPAREEGEVPESELDPDTRRRLLILQHGQDTRDHAPAEPPFPVRPPLQVAVPRAQSHSGWFPVEEEMSPRQVSRAVPKEFPLDAESMHIEKHRPQHPSFFPKVESSVTSDRVVHENQRLSKEAFHRDDRLRLNHALSSYYSFSGEDIPLGRSSSSSRDVDFESGRGVSNAETPAGVLHDIAMKCGTKVEFRPALFTSMELQFSFEAWFAGEKIGEGLGRTRREAHRLAAECSLKNLANIYMSRVKADSGSMPGDLSRFPNANDNGFVGNLSSFGNQPLPKEESVSFSTAAEPSRLLDPRLEGSKKSMGSVSALKELCLMEGLDVAFQPRPPPSGNSVQNDEVYAQVEIDGQVFGKGIGLTWDEAKMQAAEKALGTLRSTHGQFSQKRQGSPRALHGMSNKRMKPEFQRVMQRMPSSARYAKNAPPVP, from the exons atgtataAAGCGGTGTTGTATCAAGGGGAAGAGTTACTTGGAGAGGTAGAGATATACccagaagagaaagagaagatcGAAGTGAAGGAAATCAGAATAAGTCAGTTTTCACAAGCAAGTGAAAGATGTCCACCACTGGCTGTGCTTCATACTATTACTGCTACTGGGATTAGCTTCAAAATGGAGTCaaagtcctctctctctcaggaCTCGCCGCTCTTTGATTTGCACTCTTCATGTTTCAAGGAGCACAAG ACTGCCATAATGCCACTAGGTGGAGGGGAGGAGCTTCATTTGGTCGCTATGTATTCCAAGAATAATGACAAACAATATCCATGTTTCTGGGGATTCAATGTTGCATCAGGGCTATATGATTCTTGTCTTGTCATGTTAAACCTTAGATGTCTTGGAATAGTATTTGATCTTGATGAAACACTCATAGTAGCAAATACAATGCGCTCATTTGAAGATAGGATTGAGGCCCTACAGCGGAAAATTAACAGTGAGGTGGACCCACAACGCATTTCTGGTATGCTGGCGGAGGTCAAGCGCTATCAAGAtgacaaaattatattaaagcAATATGCTGAAAATGATCAGGTTGTTGAAAATGGGAAGGTGATCAAAACTCAGTCTGAGGTTGTTCCAGCTTTGTCAGATAACCATCAAACTATCATTCGGCCACTTATAAGGTTACAGGAGAAGAATATTATTCTGACTCGCATCAATCCACAG aTTCGTGATACAAGTGTTCTTGTGAGGTTGAGACCTGCATGGGATGATCTCCGGAGCTACTTGATTGCAAGAGGGCGCAAGCGTTTTGAGGTTTATGTTTGCACCATGGCTGAAAGGGATTATGCTTTAGAGATGTGGAGGCTTCTTGATCCAGATTTAAATTTGATAAACTCAAAAGAATTATTGGATCGCATTGTATGTGTCAAGTCTG GTTCAAGGAAGTCGCTCTTCAATGTCTTTCATGATGGCTTATGCCATCCTAAGATGGCATTGGTCATTGATGATCGCTTGAAAGTGTGGGATGAGAAAGATCAACCACGGGTTCATGTAGTTCCTGCATTTGCTCCTTACTATGCTCCCCAAGCTGAG GCCAATAATGCTATACCCGTCTTGTGTGTGGCAAGAAATGTTGCTTGCAATGTTAGAGGTGGTTTTTTCAA AGAATTTGATGAGGGTCTTCTACAGAAGATTCCTGAAATTTCTTATGAAGATGATATTAAAGATATTCCTTCTCCTCCCGATGTGAGCAACTATTTAGTCTCTGAG GATGATGGTTCTGCGTCAAATGGAAACAAAGATCCACTTTCTTTTGATGGCATGGCAGATGCTGAGGTTGAAAGAAGACTAAAG GATGCAATATCTGCTCCTTCAATAGTCACTACTCTAGATCCAAGGCTTCCTCCTGCTCTTCAGTTTACTGTGGCGCCACCCTCTGGCTCAATTGCAATGCAAACAACTCAAGGGTCAATGATGCCATTTTCCAATATACAGTTCCCTCCGGCTACTTCACTTGTTAAACCATTGGGTCAAGTTGGGGCCCCAGAAACAAGCTTGCAAAGTTCTCCTGCAAGAGAAGAGGGTGAAGTACCGGAATCAGAGTTAGATCCTGATACAAGGCGGAGGTTACTCATATTGCAACATGGGCAAGACACAAGAGATCATGCACCAGCTGAACCTCCGTTTCCTGTAAGACCCCCACTACAAGTTGCTGTTCCACGGGCTCAATCACACAGTGGCTGGTTCCCAGTAGAGGAAGAGATGAGCCCACGGCAAGTGAGCCGAGCAGTACCCAAAGAATTTCCTTTAGATGCAGAATCAATGCATATTGAGAAGCATCGCCCTCAGCATCCATCTTTTTTCCCTAAGGTTGAGAGTTCTGTTACTTCTGATAGAGTTGTCCATGAAAATCAAAGATTATCTAAAGAG GCATTTCATAGAGATGATCGGTTGAGATTAAACCATGCGCTGTCTAGTTATTATTCTTTCTCAG GTGAGGATATTCCATTGGGTCGATCGTCTTCGAGCTCTAGGGATGTTGACTTTGAATCTGGACGAGGTGTTTCAAATGCAGAAACTCCAGCTGGAGTGTTACATGACATTGCAATGAAGTGTGGAACCAAG GTGGAGTTCAGGCCGGCTTTGTTTACCAGCATGGAACTGCAGTTCTCCTTTGAG GCTTGGTTTGCAGGGGAGAAAATTGGTGAAGGACTTGGTAGAACAAGAAGGGAAGCACACCGCCTTGCTGCTGAGTGTTCTCTTAAGAATTTGGCTA aTATATATATGTCTCGGGTTAAGGCTGATTCTGGGTCTATGCCTGGGGATTTGAGTAGGTTTCCTAATGCAAATGACAATGGTTTTGTGGGTAATTTAAGTTCTTTTGGGAATCAGCCATTGCCCAAAGAGGAGTCTGTCTCATTTTCAACTGCAGCTGAACCATCTAGGCTTCTAGACCCTAGGTTGGAAGGCTCTAAAAAGTCAATGGGTTCAGTCTCTGCACTCAAAGAATTA TGCTTAATGGAAGGCCTTGATGTAGCTTTTCAACCTCGACCACCACCTTCTGGTAATTCAGTTCAGAACGATGAAGTATATGCACAG GTCGAAATAGATGGGCAGGTTTTTGGGAAAGGGATTGGGTTAACATGGGATGAGGCGAAGATGCAG GCTGCTGAAAAGGCACTTGGAACTCTAAGATCAACGCATGGTCAATTTAGTCAGAAGCGTCAAGGTTCTCCTAG GGCATTGCATGGTATGTCAAATAAACGCATGAAGCCGGAATTTCAACGAGTTATGCAGCGGATGCCTTCTTCTGCTAGATATGCCAAGAATGCTCCTCCTGTTCCCTGA